One Helicoverpa zea isolate HzStark_Cry1AcR chromosome 20, ilHelZeax1.1, whole genome shotgun sequence genomic region harbors:
- the LOC124640302 gene encoding coiled-coil domain-containing protein lobo-like yields the protein MSAAAPKASPEPRPSEPKPTDQDAPSLVVAPLEPVEEVNENIPSEIFERPYEEDHFIENPAKIFGLKEILEPLTIPSLNNVIYELGIVNMCWPEISEPVFETRTCFPPSYYTNSTKERLLLAYAENFRRQFNFHFKMRKPLLLQVPNECGLQKMVCTSIRPTKLCFADTNSWQGVASLVSDYFDYEPLTKPTLHVSK from the exons atgagTGCTGCTGCCCCAAAAGCTTCACCTGAACCACGTCCATCAGAACCGAAACCAACAGATCAAGATGCGCCTAGTCTAGTGGTTGCACCACTGGAACCAGTAGAAGAAGTTAACGAAAATATTCCCAGCGAAATATTTGAGCGTCCGTATGAGGAAGACCACTTTATCGAAAATCCTGCAAAAATATTCGGGTTGAAGGAAATCTTAGAACCGTTAACTATACCTTcgttaaataatgttatatatGAGCTTGGAATCGTTAATATGTGCTGGCCAGAGATCAGTGAGCCGGTATTCGAGACTCGCACATGTTTTCCTCCAAGCTACTACACAAATAGTACGAAAGAACGATTACTGTTGGCCTACGCAGAGAACTTCCGGCGAcagtttaattttcattttaaaatgcgAAAACCTCTCTTGTTGCAAGTGCCTAATGAATGTGGTTTGCAG aaaatggtGTGCACTTCAATACGGCCAACTAAGCTGTGCTTTGCTGACACGAACTCTTGGCAAGGGGTCGCATCTTTAGTATCAGATTACTTCGACTACGAGCCGTTAACTAAACCCACATTACACGTGAGTAAATAG